One window of Salminus brasiliensis chromosome 16, fSalBra1.hap2, whole genome shotgun sequence genomic DNA carries:
- the rbm18 gene encoding probable RNA-binding protein 18 isoform X2: MQSPEETVENASILSSGSSQEGHRLWIGNIDPKITEYHLVKLLEKFGQVKQFDFLFHKSGPLEGQPRGYCFVNFHTKEEAERAIQCLNGKLALSKKLVVRWAHAQRFEPYRGDKNLPASLEPSSSETEELPTSLSVSAKIRAIEAKLQMMEENTDEEYSGPSAYLYNKPPEKKEKRSQPYNKQFRRHRR; this comes from the exons ATGCAGTCACCTGAAGAGACAGTGGAGAATGCCTCCATCCTTTCGAGCGGCTCCTCGCAGGAAGGTCATCGCCTGTGGATCGGCAATATCGACCCCAAAATCACAGA GTATCACCTAGTGAAGCTCCTGGAGAAGTTTGGACAAGTGAAGCAGTTTGACTTTTTATTTCACAAGTCTGGACCCCTAGAAGGCCAGCCCAGAGGATACTGCTTTGTGAACTTCCACACAAAAGAG GAGGCTGAGCGTGCCATACAATGTCTGAATGGAAAGCTGGCATTATCCAAGAAGCTAGTGGTGCGTTGGGCCCACGCACAG AGGTTTGAACCCTACAGAGGGGACAAGAACCTGCCTGCCAGCTTAGAGCCGTCATCTAGTGAAACAGAGGAGCTGCCAACGTCACTGAG tgtcagTGCGAAGATCAGAGCCATCGAAGCCAAGCTGCAGATGATGGAGGAGAACACAGATGAGGAGTACTCGGGCCCTTCAGCTTATCTCTATAATAAGCCCccggagaagaaggagaaaagatCTCAGCCGTATAACAAGCAGTTCCGCAGGCACAGGAGATGA
- the rbm18 gene encoding probable RNA-binding protein 18 isoform X1, whose amino-acid sequence MQSPEETVENASILSSGSSQEGHRLWIGNIDPKITEYHLVKLLEKFGQVKQFDFLFHKSGPLEGQPRGYCFVNFHTKEEAERAIQCLNGKLALSKKLVVRWAHAQVKRFEPYRGDKNLPASLEPSSSETEELPTSLSVSAKIRAIEAKLQMMEENTDEEYSGPSAYLYNKPPEKKEKRSQPYNKQFRRHRR is encoded by the exons ATGCAGTCACCTGAAGAGACAGTGGAGAATGCCTCCATCCTTTCGAGCGGCTCCTCGCAGGAAGGTCATCGCCTGTGGATCGGCAATATCGACCCCAAAATCACAGA GTATCACCTAGTGAAGCTCCTGGAGAAGTTTGGACAAGTGAAGCAGTTTGACTTTTTATTTCACAAGTCTGGACCCCTAGAAGGCCAGCCCAGAGGATACTGCTTTGTGAACTTCCACACAAAAGAG GAGGCTGAGCGTGCCATACAATGTCTGAATGGAAAGCTGGCATTATCCAAGAAGCTAGTGGTGCGTTGGGCCCACGCACAGGTAAAG AGGTTTGAACCCTACAGAGGGGACAAGAACCTGCCTGCCAGCTTAGAGCCGTCATCTAGTGAAACAGAGGAGCTGCCAACGTCACTGAG tgtcagTGCGAAGATCAGAGCCATCGAAGCCAAGCTGCAGATGATGGAGGAGAACACAGATGAGGAGTACTCGGGCCCTTCAGCTTATCTCTATAATAAGCCCccggagaagaaggagaaaagatCTCAGCCGTATAACAAGCAGTTCCGCAGGCACAGGAGATGA